The following proteins are encoded in a genomic region of Catharus ustulatus isolate bCatUst1 chromosome 4, bCatUst1.pri.v2, whole genome shotgun sequence:
- the GPR85 gene encoding probable G-protein coupled receptor 85 codes for MANYSHAADNILQNLSPLTAFLKLTSLGFIIGVSVVGNLLISILLVKDKTLHRAPYYFLLDLCCSDILRSAICFPFVFTSVKNGSTWTYGTLTCKVIAFLGVLSCFHTAFMLFCISVTRYLAIAHHRFYTKRLTFWTCLAVICMVWTLSVAMAFPPVLDVGTYSFIREEDQCTFQHRSFRANDSLGFMLLLALILLATQLVYLKLIFFVHDRRKMKPVQFVAAVSQNWTFHGPGASGQAAANWLAGFGRGPTPPTLLGIRQNANTTGRRRLLVLDEFKMEKRISRMFYIMTFLFLTLWGPYLVACYWRVFARGPVVPGGFLTAAVWMSFAQAGINPFVCIFSNRELRRCFSTTLLYCRKSRLPREPYCVI; via the coding sequence atgGCGAACTACAGCCATGCAGCTGACAACATTTTACAAAATCTCTCTCCTTTAACAGCTTTTCTGAAATTGACTTCACTGGGTTTCATAATAGGAGTCAGTGTGGTGGGTAACCTTCTGATCTCCATTTTGCTAGTCAAAGATAAGACCTTGCATAGAGCTCCTTACTACTTCCTGTTGGATCTTTGCTGCTCAGATATCCTCAGATCTGCAATTtgtttcccttttgttttcacCTCGGTAAAAAATGGCTCTACGTGGACGTATGGGACTCTTACTTGCAAAGTGATTGcctttttgggggttttgtccTGCTTTCACACTGCTTTCATGTTATTCTGCATAAGCGTCACGAGATACTTAGCTATTGCCCACCACCGTTTTTATACGAAGAGACTGACCTTCTGGACTTGTTTGGCTGTTATCTGTATGGTGTGGACTCTCTCTGTAGCCATGGCTTTCCCCCCAGTTTTAGATGTGGGCACCTACTCATTCATTAGGGAGGAAGACCAATGCACTTTCCAGCATCGTTCCTTCAGGGCTAATGATTCCTTGGGATTTATGCTTCTTCTTGCCCTTATCCTCCTAGCCACACAGCTTGTCTACCTCAAGCTGATATTTTTTGTTCATGATCGCAGGAAAATGAAGCCAGTCCAGTTTGTTGCAGCAGTGAGCCAGAACTGGACTTTTCATGGTCCTGGAGCCAGTGGTCAAGCAGCTGCTAATTGGCTGGCTGGATTCGGAAGGGGTCCCACACCTCCAACCTTGTTGGGAATCAGGCAAAACGCGAACAccacaggcaggaggaggctACTGGTTTTAGATGAATTCAAAATGGAGAAGAGAATCAGCAGAATGTTCTACATCATGACATTCCTCTTTCTGACCTTGTGGGGTCCCTATTTGGTAGCCTGTTACTGGAGAGTTTTTGCAAGAGGGCCTGTAGTACCTGGGGGATTTCTAACGGCCGCTGTCTGGATGAGTTTTGCCCAAGCTGGAATCAATCCTTTTGTCTGCATTTTCTCCAACAGGGAGCTGAGGCGCTGTTTCAGCACAACCCTTCTTTACTGCAGAAAATCCAGGTTACCAAGGGAACCTTACTGTGTTATATGA
- the SMIM30 gene encoding small integral membrane protein 30, with the protein MPSTESTSKLFLVLVSLLLVLPAVEALDAGDTIAFLLGLAVSVVGFCACLGLYARRRNGLQ; encoded by the coding sequence ATGCCTTCAACTGAGAGCACGTCAAAACTTTTCCTGgtcctggtgtcactgctgctggtgctgccagcagtTGAAGCCCTGGATGCAGGAGATACCATTGCCTTCCTCCTAGGCCTCGCTGTCAGTGTCGTCGGATTCTGTGCCTGCCTCGGCTTGTATGCAAGGAGAAGGAATGGGCTGCAGTGA